In Catharus ustulatus isolate bCatUst1 chromosome 28, bCatUst1.pri.v2, whole genome shotgun sequence, one DNA window encodes the following:
- the IL10RA gene encoding interleukin-10 receptor subunit alpha, translating to MVPCATALALCLALLLACLAHGEELASPQRVRFDAEVGWHLLRWEPGHGCPSNASYDVELKVYGTGIPWTAIPECTNTSELSCDLTYYTLDPEQRYFAWVRAVSGNLTSPWKRTNVFSPKEAGLRLAGQSLSVLGNSIQVRLQLPLLPGNITPEHSDLQKAMARYHVYIRRTQDNHTDTVVKNSTEFTIRGLLWVTEYCLSVEPGLANRPVPATRSEEQCVTTGHRDRSAEILPDILGSFFITLLLLGLLGALLACTYIRKPVRTPSVLKSFMKQSSLWVEHEPPSSGSLDADPIQQLFLCHKEPWLDRSPDSSTSAAQPPLEQGWKLPAWPKDQQCLLEPTGSRDSSGTSTDSGICLHIPSSSSSSSSSSSSSLSCSAGSGPQGYRQQLPLAEDSGVGLESPCPAPGCSSGSGNASPGEPGLSPAASQDHVEFRGYLQQSKGTVGPEQALDKGLSLSGCTGSEQGLGSTDTVLDMELPVSKGYLKQSSPQHLPTQDPAPWGAPAWDFSSQPQAPTLLSWAAPGAPLTSKASPDLKSPFDLNIFNSTAFLGTLPLVSSLSSGWITPPLKPLSQLSGDSKDSRL from the exons ATGGTCCCCTGTGCCACCGCCCTGGCGCTGTGCCTGGCGCTGCTGCTGGCCTGCCTGGCTCACG GTGAGGAGCTGGCCAGCCCCCAGCGGGTGCGCTTTGATGCAGAGGTGGGGTGGCACCTGCTGAGGTGGGAGCCCGGGCACGGCTGCCCCAGCAACGCCAGCTACGACGTGGAGCTCAAAGT CTATGGCACGGGTATTCCCTGGACAGCCATCCCAGAGTGCACGAACACCTCGGAGCTCTCCTGTGACCTCACCTACTACACCCTGGACCCGGAGCAGCGCTACTTCGCGTGGGTCAGGGCTGTGTCCGGGAACCTCACGTCCCCCTGGAAAAGGACCAACGTCTTCTCCCCAAAGGAAG CCGGGCTGCGCCTGGCGGGGCAGAGCCTCTCCGTGCTGGGCAACTCCATCCAGGTgcggctgcagctgcccctgctccccgGGAACATCACCCCCGAGCACAGCGACTTGCAGAAGGCAATGGCCCGGTACCACGTGTACATCAGGAGGACACAGGACAACCACACg GACACAGTGGTGAAGAACAGCACGGAGTTCACCATCAGGGGGCTGTTGTGGGTCACAGAGTACTGCCTGAGCGTGGAGCCCGGGCTGGCCAACAGACCTGTCCCTGCCACACGCAGCGAGGAGCAGTGCGTCACCACCGGCCACAGGGACA GGAGCGCGGAGATTCTCCCCGACATCCTCGGCTCCTTCTTCATCACCCTGTTGTTGCTGGGCctcctgggggctctgctggcatGTACCTACATAAGGAAACCTGTGAGGACACCGTCTGTCCTG aAGTCCTTCATGAAGCAGAGCTCGCTCTGGGTGGAGCACGAGCCCCCATCCTCGGGCAGCCTGGATGCAGACCCcatccagcagctcttcctgtgCCACAAGGAGCCCTGGCTGGACAGGAGCcctgacagcagcaccagcGCAGCCCAGCcgcccctggagcagggctggaagctcCCAGCATGGCCCAAGGaccagcagtgcctgctggagCCCACGgggagcagagacagcagcGGCACCAGCACTGACAGCGGCATCTGCCTGCacatcccctcctcctcctcctcctcctcctcctcctcctcctcctccctgagctgctccgCGGGCTCCGGGCCCCAGGGctacaggcagcagctgcccctggcTGAGGACAGCGGGGTGGGCTTGGagagcccctgccctgctcctggctgctcctctggcAGCGGCAATGCCAGCCCAGGGGAGCCCGGGCTCTCCCCGGCCGCCAGCCAGGACCATGTGGAGTTCAGGGGGTACCTGCAGCAGTCCAAGGGCACCGTGGGGCCAGAGCAGGCCCTGGACAAGGGATTGTCCCTCTCGGGCTGTACAGGGTCCGAGCAGGGCCTGGGCAGCACTGACACCGTGCTGGACATGGAGCTGCCTGTGTCCAAGGGGTATTTGAAGCAGTcctctccccagcacctccccacacaggaccctgctccatggggagcccctgcctgggacttctccagccagccccaagcccccactctgctgagctgggcagctccaggtgctccaCTGACCTCCAAAGCCAGCCCTGATCTGAAATCTCCCTTTGACCTGAACATCTTCAACAGCACTGCCTTCCTGGGGACGCTGCCGCTCGTCTCCAGCCTCAGCTCCGGCTGGATCACACCACCCCTGAAACCCCTGAGCCAGCTCAGCggggacagcaaggacagcCGCCTGTGA
- the TMPRSS13 gene encoding LOW QUALITY PROTEIN: transmembrane protease serine 13 (The sequence of the model RefSeq protein was modified relative to this genomic sequence to represent the inferred CDS: inserted 1 base in 1 codon; substituted 1 base at 1 genomic stop codon), whose amino-acid sequence MHKLGHWPRGTGPRHDCHHAKYPADCWAHCDSFGEFSCLKGTNPVTIRFLAILGGIWLRLWYRDTEGVTLHEGHVVVLRGTALSLLCFHLHGWEGTAGGLWWAAATAGDSPLCPQTTASPSSVPPSLLHVSKVSSIFGARPPQPRENVLGISFKPYSPESXPGPSPCSACESTRSSMFRAPCMSQRRLALIFCVSVLIVLLIALILLFMFWRSQTGIVYKEPAESCKDGAVRCDGIVDCSQRSDELGCVRFSSDESLLHVYSSTENQWLPVCSSDWDESLSRKTCRQLGFQNASQTEYIPLRVPGKSLTVTDERDTIQQSLNSSQCLTGKYVSLRCTTCGQRISGRIIGGKETSVNKWPWQVSVQYGPIHICGGTIIDAQWVLTAAHCFFMXVLVKILDDWKVYGGVSDLKQPMEGIPVSQVIINSNYSDDHDDYDIALMKLSRPLTLSAQVRPACLPMYGQRFQTGRSCFITGFGKTRENEDNTSPKLREAEVKLIDYKICNSDKVYEGYLTPRMMCAGYLQGGKDACQGDSGGPLVCEDDGRWYVAGVTSWGTGCGQKNKPGVYTRVTKLLSWIYSKMESEND is encoded by the exons ATGCATAAATTGGGGCACTGGCCCCGTGGAACTGGGCCACGGCATGACTGTCACCATGCCAAATACCCGGCTGATTGCTGGGCTCACTGTGACAGCTTTGGGGAGTTCAGCTGCCTGAAGGGGACAAACCCGGTGACAATCAGGTTTTTGGCCATCCTGGGTGGGATATGGCTCAGGTTGTGGTACAGAGACACTGAGGGGGTGACTCTCCATGAGGGTCATGTTGTGGTGCTGAGGGGCAcagctctgtctctgctttgctttcacCTTCAcggctgggaggggacagctgggggactCTGGTGGGCAGCAGCCACTGCCGGTGACAGTCCCCTCTGCCCACAGACCACTGCCTcgcccagcagtgtccccccCAGCCTCCTCCATGTCTCCAAGGTCAGCAGCATCTTCGGTGCCCGACCCCCGCAGCCTCGAGAGAACGTCCTGGGCATCAGCTTCAAACCCTACAGCCCCGAGT GGCCCGGCCCGAGCCCCTGCTCGGCCTGTGAGAGCACAC gatCCTCCATGTTCAGAGCTCCCTGCATGAGCCAGCGGCGGCTTGCGCTCATCTTCTGCGTCTCCGTCCTCATCGTGCTGCTCATCGCCCTCATCCTGCTGT TCATGTTCTGGCGGTCGCAGACGGGCATTGTGTACAAGGaaccagcagagagctgcaagGACGGCGCCGTGCGCTGCGACGGCATCGTGGACTGCTCCCAGAGGAGCGACgagctgggctgtg tGCGCTTCTCATCCGATGAATCTCTGCTCCACGTCTACTCCAGCACCGAGAACCAGTGGCTGCCGGTGTGCAGCAGTGACTGGGACGAGTCCCTCTCCAGGAAAACCTGCCGCCAGCTGGGATTCCAGAA cgCCTCACAGACCGAGTACATCCCCCTGCGTGTCCCTGGCAAGAGCCTCACGGTGACTGATGAGCGAGACACCATCCAGCAGAGCCTCAACAG CTCCCAGTGTCTCACAGGAAAGTACGTCTCCCTGAGATGCACAA CCTGTGGGCAGAGGATTTCTGGCCGGATCATCGGTGGCAAGGAGACCTCTGTGAACAAATGGCCGTGGCAGGTCAGCGTGCAGTACGGGCCCATCCACATCTGTGGTGGCACCATCATCGACGCTCAGTGGGTGCTCACCGCTGCCCACTGCTTCTTCATGTgagtgct CGTGAAGATCCTGGACGACTGGAAGGTGTATGGGGGGGTGTCGGACCTGAAGCAGCCCATGGAGGGCATCCCCGTGTCCCAGGTCATCATCAACTCCAACTACAGCGACGACCACGACGACTACGACATCGCCCTCATGAAGCTCTCCAGGCCACTGACACTCTCAG cccaggTGCGCCCCGCCTGCCTGCCCATGTACGGCCAGCGATTCCAGACCGGCAGGTCCTGCTTCATCACCGGCTTCGGGAAAACCAGGGAGAATGAAG ATAACACATCCCCAAAGCTGCGGGAGGCCGAGGTGAAGCTGATCGACTACAAGATCTGCAACAGCGACAAGGTGTACGAGGGCTACCTGACCCCCCGCATGATGTGCGCCGGctacctgcagggagggaaggacgCCTGCCAG GGTGACAGCGGAGGGCCCCTGGTCTGCGAGGACGATGGCCGCTGGTACGTGGCCGGGGTGACGAGCTGGGGGACAGGATGTGGCCAGAAGAACAAGCCCGGAGTGTACACACGTGTGACAAAGCTCCTCAGCTGGATATACAGCAAAATGGAG AGCGAGAACGACTAA